TCCACCGGGTGACCATGATCGGGGTGAAGACCACGGGTGACACACGCCGCGTGGCCGACACGCTGGCTCAGCTCCCGGCGGTCTCCTATCTGGTGCTCAGCGCCGGGTCGTTCGACATCCTCGCCGAACTGGTGTGCGAGGACGACTCAGACCTGATCGACCTGCTGAACAGCGAGATCAGGACCATCGACGGCGTGGCATCCACGGAGACGTTCGTCTATCTCGAACTCCGGAAACAGAAATACGGTTGGGGAACACGATGAGAACACCATTCAGCCCTGAGGGACCGCACAACACCGCAGCATTGCAGGAGAAGGCGGCCAAGCACCTCTGGCCCCACTTCACCTCCCGCAAGGTGCTCAATGACGGCATCCCGATCGTCACGCGCGGCGAAGGGCACCACATCTACGACGCCGACGGGCGGAAGTACATCGACGGCCTCTCGGGCCTGTTCGTAGTCAACGCCGGTCACGGACGTCAGCGGATCGTCGACGCCGCCGCGCGGCAGATGAAGCAGCTGGACTTCATGCCGATCTGGTCCTACGGCCACCCGGCGGCCATCGAGCTCTCCGAACGGCTCGCCTCCTACGCACCCGGCGAGATGAACAAGGTCTTCTTCACCACCGGCGGCGGCGAAGCCGTGGAGTCCGCGTTCAAGCTGGCCAAGCACTACTGGAAGCTGCGCGGCAAGCCGATGAAGCACAAGGTGATCTCCCGAGCGGTCGCCTACCACGGCACACCGCAAGGCGCCCTCGCAATCACCGGCATCCCGGACATGAAGAAGTTCTACGAACCGCTCACGCCCGGCGGCCACCGTGTGCCGAACACCAACTTCTACCGCGCCGGCGAGATGGGCGCCCCGAGCGACGACCTCGAGGCGTTCGGCCAGTGGGCCGCGAACCGGATCGAGGAGGCCATCCTCTTCGAGGGCCCGGACACCGTGGCCGCCGTGTTCCTCGAGCCGGTCCAGAACTCCGGCGGCTGCTTCCCGCCGCCGCCCGGCTACTTCCAGCGCGTCCGCGAGATCTGCGATCAGTACGACGTGCTCCTGGTCAGCGATGAGGTCATCTGCGCCTACGGCCGGGTGGGCGACTTCTTCGCTTCCAAGGCCCTCGGCTACGAGCCGGACATCATCACGTCCGCCAAGGGCATCACCTCGGGGTACGTCCCGCTGGGCGCCATGATCGTGGCGGACAAGGTGTCCGAGCCGTTCAACTCCGTGGAGAACACCTTCTATCACGGCTTCACCTTCGCCGGTCA
Above is a window of Arthrobacter sp. Y-9 DNA encoding:
- a CDS encoding Lrp/AsnC family transcriptional regulator, with the protein product MSRGKNALQLDDTSKRLVELLQEDGRRSYADLGKAVGLSEAAARQRVQKLMDAGVMQIVAVTDPMSLGFHRVTMIGVKTTGDTRRVADTLAQLPAVSYLVLSAGSFDILAELVCEDDSDLIDLLNSEIRTIDGVASTETFVYLELRKQKYGWGTR
- a CDS encoding aspartate aminotransferase family protein, with amino-acid sequence MRTPFSPEGPHNTAALQEKAAKHLWPHFTSRKVLNDGIPIVTRGEGHHIYDADGRKYIDGLSGLFVVNAGHGRQRIVDAAARQMKQLDFMPIWSYGHPAAIELSERLASYAPGEMNKVFFTTGGGEAVESAFKLAKHYWKLRGKPMKHKVISRAVAYHGTPQGALAITGIPDMKKFYEPLTPGGHRVPNTNFYRAGEMGAPSDDLEAFGQWAANRIEEAILFEGPDTVAAVFLEPVQNSGGCFPPPPGYFQRVREICDQYDVLLVSDEVICAYGRVGDFFASKALGYEPDIITSAKGITSGYVPLGAMIVADKVSEPFNSVENTFYHGFTFAGHPAAAAAALENLDIFEEEDLNGRVRENSPLFRAELEKLLDLDIVGDVRGEGYFFGIELVKDKATRETFNAEESDRLLRDYLSPALWEAGLYCRADDRGDPVIQLAPPLTIGPAEFREIEGILRSVLQDASAKI